In Mycolicibacterium lutetiense, the following are encoded in one genomic region:
- a CDS encoding DNA cytosine methyltransferase codes for MNIVAAPALTTEQFADIRTALESEHSDWRPSGQPTGLTYTDIFCGFGGSSIGLENAGLQLAMGANHWDLAIATHALNFPNADHVIADVSNYDMRRMPKTDILWASPICTELSPAGGTAAPRTQLSLLEDEGHVPSAGRDRTRATFWDVVRATEVHRYDMVFVENVVEAARWELFDVWLTAMDTLGYSHQFVSVSSAHIGDDTNPFAPQWRDRMYFLFARKGVPMDEIRPRPLAWCPLCEAVNPAVQSWKRPDRRRIGKYRQQYVYRCPNAACRHSIVEPFVLPAAAAIDWSNLGERIGARRKALAASTMRRIRAGIDMFAEPTIVATNHGADGDSRSYPVSAAPMPTRSTKIGDGMAIPPMLVPAGGTWNDTAITTDVPMRARTTRDTEGLFTPEPWITVLRNHADVTSIADPLATVTTGSGGGGHQALTVPPNATCPQQPPISLVVPFRKGDAKTTREPLHTVATRDSAGLVSGATIDVADCRFRMLTPREHARAQRFPDTYRAMGNKSEQTMGFGNAVSSNVSQWLGGHAIRLLA; via the coding sequence ATGAACATCGTGGCCGCTCCCGCTCTCACAACAGAACAGTTCGCCGACATCCGCACCGCCCTGGAATCAGAACACTCCGACTGGCGACCCAGCGGCCAGCCGACCGGGCTCACCTACACCGACATCTTCTGCGGCTTCGGCGGATCCAGCATCGGCCTGGAGAACGCGGGCTTGCAGCTGGCCATGGGCGCCAACCACTGGGACCTGGCGATCGCCACCCACGCCCTGAATTTCCCCAACGCCGACCACGTCATCGCCGACGTCTCCAACTACGACATGCGCCGCATGCCCAAAACCGACATCTTGTGGGCATCACCCATCTGCACCGAACTCTCACCCGCCGGCGGCACCGCCGCGCCCCGCACCCAGCTGTCGCTTCTCGAAGACGAGGGCCACGTCCCCTCTGCCGGCCGCGACCGCACCCGCGCCACCTTCTGGGATGTCGTGCGGGCCACCGAAGTGCACCGCTACGACATGGTATTCGTCGAGAACGTGGTCGAGGCAGCCCGCTGGGAACTGTTCGACGTCTGGCTCACCGCCATGGACACCCTCGGCTACAGCCACCAGTTCGTCTCCGTCTCCTCAGCCCACATCGGTGACGACACCAACCCGTTCGCCCCGCAATGGCGTGACCGCATGTACTTTCTGTTCGCCCGTAAAGGCGTGCCGATGGACGAGATTCGGCCCCGACCGCTGGCCTGGTGCCCCCTGTGCGAGGCCGTCAACCCCGCCGTCCAATCGTGGAAACGCCCCGACCGCCGCCGCATCGGCAAGTACCGCCAGCAGTACGTGTACCGCTGCCCAAACGCCGCCTGCCGCCACAGCATCGTCGAACCGTTCGTACTCCCTGCGGCCGCCGCCATCGACTGGAGCAACCTGGGCGAGCGGATCGGTGCTCGCCGCAAAGCGCTGGCCGCCTCCACGATGCGACGCATCCGGGCCGGAATCGACATGTTCGCCGAACCGACCATCGTCGCCACCAACCATGGTGCGGACGGGGACTCGCGGTCCTACCCGGTATCTGCCGCCCCCATGCCGACCCGCTCGACCAAGATCGGCGACGGGATGGCCATTCCCCCGATGCTGGTGCCCGCTGGCGGAACCTGGAACGACACCGCCATCACCACCGATGTCCCGATGCGGGCCCGTACCACTCGCGACACCGAGGGCCTGTTCACCCCGGAGCCGTGGATCACGGTGCTCCGCAACCACGCCGACGTGACCAGTATTGCCGACCCGCTGGCCACGGTCACCACAGGCTCTGGAGGTGGGGGTCACCAGGCCCTGACCGTCCCACCCAACGCCACCTGCCCGCAGCAGCCGCCGATCAGCCTGGTCGTTCCGTTCCGAAAAGGCGACGCCAAGACCACCCGCGAACCCCTGCACACCGTGGCCACCCGCGACTCGGCCGGACTGGTCTCAGGAGCAACCATCGACGTGGCGGACTGCCGCTTCCGCATGCTCACCCCCCGCGAACACGCTCGCGCCCAACGCTTCCCAGACACCTACCGGGCAATGGGAAACAAGTCCGAGCAAACCATGGGCTTCGGCAACGCCGTCAGCAGCAACGTCTCTCAATGGCTCGGCGGGCACGCCATACGCCTACTGGCCTGA
- a CDS encoding tyrosine-type recombinase/integrase has translation MSRLRARPSAPDNSKAMTAAEVAELLGMDAALRERVFWSMLYESAARAEEILNLDIEDLDTVNRCATVTRKGGAREVIYWQTGTARPLPRLIAGRKSGPLFLTDRKAKPSVAKTDTDNSTGRARLSYRRAATLLEEHTEGMRRGPFTLHQLRHSRLTHAAEKGASTPMLMALSGHTSVRSLVKYAKVSAEALGRWQAETDPAARRRSR, from the coding sequence GTGTCGCGCCTGCGGGCGCGGCCGAGTGCGCCGGACAACAGCAAGGCGATGACCGCCGCCGAGGTTGCGGAGCTGCTGGGCATGGACGCGGCCCTGCGCGAGCGGGTGTTCTGGTCGATGCTGTATGAGTCCGCCGCGCGGGCGGAGGAGATCCTGAATCTCGACATCGAGGACCTGGACACCGTGAACCGATGCGCCACGGTCACCCGCAAGGGCGGCGCCCGCGAGGTGATCTATTGGCAGACCGGCACCGCACGGCCGCTGCCCCGGCTGATCGCCGGACGGAAGTCCGGGCCGCTGTTCCTGACCGACCGCAAAGCCAAGCCGTCGGTCGCCAAGACCGACACCGACAACTCGACCGGCCGCGCCCGACTTTCCTACCGCCGCGCCGCGACGCTCCTCGAGGAGCACACCGAAGGGATGCGACGCGGACCGTTCACGCTGCACCAGCTGCGGCACTCGCGACTGACCCACGCCGCAGAGAAGGGCGCTTCCACGCCGATGCTGATGGCGTTGAGCGGACACACCTCGGTGCGCAGCCTGGTCAAATACGCGAAGGTCTCCGCCGAGGCGCTGGGGCGCTGGCAGGCCGAGACCGATCCCGCTGCGCGGCGGCGCTCCCGCTGA
- a CDS encoding long-chain-fatty-acid--CoA ligase, with translation MSHEIVRGLPSTHGDHYQLNTTTIIRHAARTYPEQEIVYRTADGGWDRYTYADAYARIQRSANALRSIGVGPGDVVGILDWNSKRHYELYWAIPGLAAVMLQMNLRLAPEDLAYVTGHSDASVVLIDESLLPVAEALAPHTPNVKTWVVMTDKPLADITTTLPHAVHWEDLLADAGPEIDWPVIDETSSYSACYTTGTTGRPKGIYYSHRGIYLHTLAEVAGLGMSSDDAVMLITPMFHGQGWGLPQAAAYSAAKIVLPGRYIAEDTSVLVDAMIAEQVTVANGAPAIFQPMMNYIKTLAVAPDFSRARLLSGATEPPLSLMRDFHDITGADVIHAYGATETTPLVAVNRGLKPSLRGVISDEEKWDLKRKQGLPVNGIDIRIVDAEGNDLPHDGTSQGEVLLRGPWIIERYHKLDDDADKFLDGYWRSGDVGTIDPNGYLKITDRIKDVVKSGGEWISSIDMENALVAHPKIAEAAVIGVPHPKWQERPVALVVTTDGQELPLSEIHELLADAFAKWQLPETVLYLDQLPRTSVGKLDKKAMRAAHTNVYEDVR, from the coding sequence ATGAGCCACGAGATCGTGAGGGGCCTGCCCTCCACCCACGGCGACCACTATCAACTCAACACCACCACCATCATCCGGCACGCCGCGCGCACCTATCCCGAGCAGGAGATCGTGTACCGCACCGCGGACGGCGGCTGGGACCGGTACACCTACGCCGATGCCTACGCGCGAATCCAACGAAGTGCCAATGCACTTCGCTCGATCGGCGTCGGGCCGGGCGATGTGGTCGGGATCCTCGACTGGAACAGCAAGCGGCACTACGAGCTGTACTGGGCGATTCCCGGCCTCGCTGCCGTGATGTTGCAGATGAACCTGCGTTTGGCGCCAGAGGATCTCGCTTACGTCACCGGACACAGTGATGCATCGGTGGTCCTCATCGACGAGTCGCTGCTTCCGGTTGCCGAGGCGCTGGCACCGCATACGCCGAACGTGAAGACGTGGGTGGTGATGACCGATAAGCCGCTGGCCGACATCACCACCACGCTCCCGCACGCGGTGCACTGGGAGGACCTGCTCGCGGACGCCGGCCCGGAGATCGACTGGCCGGTCATCGACGAAACCTCCTCCTACAGCGCGTGTTACACCACCGGCACCACCGGCAGGCCCAAGGGCATCTACTACTCGCATCGCGGCATCTACCTGCACACCCTCGCCGAGGTCGCCGGACTCGGGATGAGCAGCGACGATGCCGTCATGCTCATCACGCCGATGTTCCACGGCCAGGGCTGGGGCCTACCCCAGGCGGCCGCCTACAGTGCCGCAAAAATCGTGCTGCCCGGTCGCTACATCGCCGAGGACACATCCGTCCTCGTGGACGCGATGATCGCGGAGCAAGTCACCGTCGCAAACGGTGCGCCGGCGATCTTCCAGCCCATGATGAACTACATCAAGACGCTTGCGGTCGCACCGGACTTCTCCCGCGCGCGGCTGCTGTCCGGTGCCACCGAGCCGCCGCTGTCGCTGATGCGCGACTTCCACGACATCACTGGAGCCGACGTCATCCACGCCTACGGCGCCACCGAGACCACCCCTCTGGTCGCGGTGAACCGGGGACTGAAGCCCTCGCTGCGCGGTGTGATCTCGGACGAGGAGAAGTGGGATCTCAAGCGTAAGCAGGGTTTGCCGGTCAACGGCATCGACATCCGGATCGTCGACGCGGAAGGCAACGATCTCCCGCACGACGGCACGAGTCAGGGTGAAGTGCTGCTGCGCGGACCGTGGATCATCGAGCGCTATCACAAGCTCGACGACGACGCCGACAAGTTCCTCGACGGGTATTGGCGTAGCGGCGATGTCGGGACCATCGACCCGAATGGTTACTTGAAGATCACCGACCGGATCAAGGACGTGGTCAAGTCGGGTGGCGAATGGATTTCCTCCATCGACATGGAGAACGCACTCGTTGCCCATCCGAAGATCGCCGAGGCGGCCGTCATCGGCGTCCCGCACCCGAAGTGGCAGGAGCGTCCAGTAGCACTCGTCGTGACGACCGACGGGCAGGAACTTCCACTGTCGGAGATCCACGAATTGCTCGCCGATGCATTCGCCAAATGGCAATTGCCCGAGACCGTCCTGTATCTGGACCAGCTGCCCCGCACCAGCGTCGGCAAGCTCGACAAGAAGGCCATGCGCGCCGCGCACACCAACGTCTACGAGGACGTCCGATGA
- a CDS encoding enoyl-CoA hydratase/isomerase family protein, with product MNPDNAPLRTARDSHLLILEINRPKARNSLNEAVLTALNTELVAARHDDEIRAIVLTGAGGIFCAGADITNFDAIRDQSLLGDRAALGGTIWADLGRFPKPVLAAVEGLALGGGCELALACDIVIAGESAKFGVPEVKLGVIPGGGGTQRLIQAVGKSKAMALLLTGDFLSAQRACAAGIVAETVPDGTALEAAVAMAQRIAANSPLAVALAKDAALQALETSLAQGLEHEKRNFHVAIHSADSREGQAAFLAKRAPEFTGK from the coding sequence ATGAACCCCGACAACGCCCCGCTACGCACGGCCCGCGACAGCCACCTCCTGATCCTGGAGATCAACCGGCCCAAGGCTCGCAACAGTCTGAACGAGGCGGTGCTCACCGCCTTGAACACCGAGCTCGTCGCGGCTCGGCACGACGACGAGATCCGTGCCATCGTGCTCACCGGCGCCGGCGGGATCTTCTGCGCCGGAGCCGACATCACCAATTTCGACGCCATTCGCGACCAGTCGCTGCTCGGCGATCGAGCCGCGCTGGGCGGCACCATCTGGGCCGACCTGGGCCGATTCCCGAAGCCGGTCCTCGCTGCGGTCGAGGGCCTCGCACTCGGCGGCGGCTGCGAGTTGGCGCTTGCCTGCGACATCGTCATCGCCGGCGAATCCGCCAAGTTCGGTGTCCCGGAGGTGAAGCTCGGCGTGATCCCGGGCGGCGGCGGAACCCAGCGCCTGATTCAGGCCGTCGGCAAGTCCAAGGCGATGGCCCTACTGCTCACCGGCGACTTCCTGTCCGCACAGCGGGCGTGCGCGGCCGGCATCGTCGCCGAGACCGTCCCGGACGGCACCGCCCTCGAAGCGGCGGTCGCCATGGCGCAGCGGATCGCCGCCAACTCACCGCTCGCGGTGGCGCTGGCCAAGGATGCCGCCCTCCAGGCCCTGGAAACCTCTCTGGCGCAAGGACTCGAGCACGAGAAGCGCAACTTTCACGTTGCCATCCATTCCGCCGACAGCCGCGAGGGCCAGGCCGCGTTCCTCGCCAAGCGCGCCCCCGAATTCACCGGAAAGTAG
- a CDS encoding helix-turn-helix domain-containing protein, which translates to MSAGEEFDEAAVQGRIGANIRLRREKVGLSQGALAERAGIHRTFLNQLENGHRGCTVTVLARLARELNTSASVLVLDID; encoded by the coding sequence GTGAGTGCTGGCGAAGAATTTGACGAAGCAGCAGTCCAGGGCCGCATCGGCGCAAACATCAGGCTCCGGCGAGAAAAGGTCGGTCTGAGCCAGGGCGCGCTCGCCGAACGCGCAGGCATCCATCGGACTTTCCTCAACCAACTGGAAAACGGCCACCGCGGATGCACCGTGACCGTCCTGGCTCGGCTAGCCAGAGAACTCAACACCAGCGCCTCGGTGCTCGTGCTCGACATCGATTGA
- a CDS encoding 3-hydroxyacyl-CoA dehydrogenase codes for MHITGTNALVTGGASGLGLATVTALAKSGARVIAVDLPTANTDALAALGDTVEFAPADVTDEAAVTEAVERANAESSLRITVNCAGIGNAVKTVGKNGPFPLAEFEKIVKVNLTGTFNVIRLAAHAMSQNEPVDGERGVIVNTASVAAFDGQIGQAAYSASKGGIVGATLPIARDLASLLIRVNTIAPGLFKTPLLGTLPEAAQISLGQQVPHPNRLGDPAEYAQLVEAIVTNPMLNGETIRLDGAIRMAPR; via the coding sequence ATGCATATCACCGGAACCAACGCACTCGTCACCGGCGGAGCCTCGGGCCTCGGACTGGCCACCGTCACCGCCCTCGCCAAGTCGGGCGCCCGGGTAATCGCCGTCGACCTGCCCACCGCGAACACGGATGCGCTGGCTGCTCTCGGCGACACCGTGGAATTCGCTCCGGCGGATGTCACCGACGAGGCCGCGGTCACCGAGGCGGTCGAGCGCGCCAACGCGGAGTCCTCACTGCGAATCACCGTGAACTGCGCCGGCATCGGCAACGCCGTCAAGACCGTCGGTAAGAACGGACCGTTCCCGCTGGCCGAATTCGAGAAGATCGTCAAGGTCAACCTGACCGGAACCTTCAACGTCATCCGCCTCGCCGCGCACGCGATGTCGCAGAACGAGCCCGTCGACGGCGAGCGCGGCGTGATCGTCAACACCGCCTCGGTCGCGGCCTTCGACGGGCAGATCGGACAGGCCGCGTACTCGGCATCGAAGGGCGGGATCGTCGGCGCCACCCTGCCGATCGCCCGCGACCTGGCGTCGCTGCTGATCCGGGTGAACACCATCGCGCCCGGCCTGTTCAAGACCCCGCTGCTGGGCACGCTGCCCGAGGCGGCTCAGATTTCGCTGGGACAGCAGGTGCCGCACCCGAACCGGCTCGGCGACCCCGCCGAGTACGCGCAGCTGGTCGAGGCGATCGTGACCAACCCGATGCTCAACGGCGAAACCATCCGCCTCGACGGCGCGATCCGCATGGCGCCGCGGTGA
- a CDS encoding thiolase family protein yields MSVREAVIVGAVRTPVGRRGGILSAWHPVDLLGQTLRELVARAGVDPAAIEDVITGCVIQHDVQSGNLGRHAVLAAGLPESVPAVTIDRQCGSGQQAVSFAAQAVMAGSHDLVIACGVESMSRVPMPPAFLPGAPLGPQYSPRELDRYDGGLMAQGPSSELMNERFDLSRAALDAFSARSHERAHAATRAGKFRDQMVPITADPDDPTGPVIDSDEGIREHIDPAKMASLKAVFGADGRTTAANSSQISDGAAALLIADREYAERNGLIPRARFRALSVAAADPIIQFTAILDAAHKALGRSGLAVEEIDLFEVNEAFAGVPLIFQREFGVPDDKLNVNGGSVALGHPLGSTGARMLTDLLCELERSGKRFGLQTVCEATGTANATIIERI; encoded by the coding sequence ATGAGTGTTCGCGAGGCCGTTATCGTCGGCGCGGTCCGGACCCCGGTCGGCCGTCGCGGAGGGATCCTCAGCGCATGGCATCCGGTGGACCTGCTCGGGCAGACGCTGCGGGAGCTTGTGGCCCGCGCCGGCGTCGACCCCGCCGCGATCGAGGACGTCATCACCGGCTGCGTCATCCAGCACGATGTCCAGTCGGGCAATCTCGGCCGCCACGCGGTGCTCGCCGCCGGGCTGCCCGAGTCGGTCCCCGCGGTGACGATCGACCGCCAGTGCGGTTCAGGGCAGCAGGCGGTCAGCTTCGCCGCCCAGGCGGTGATGGCGGGTTCCCACGACCTGGTGATCGCCTGCGGCGTCGAGTCGATGTCACGGGTGCCGATGCCTCCGGCGTTCCTGCCCGGCGCGCCGCTCGGCCCGCAGTACAGCCCGCGCGAACTCGACCGCTACGACGGTGGGCTGATGGCGCAGGGCCCGTCGTCGGAGCTGATGAACGAGAGGTTCGACCTGAGCCGAGCGGCGTTGGACGCGTTCAGCGCTCGCAGCCACGAGCGGGCGCACGCCGCGACGCGGGCCGGGAAGTTCCGCGACCAGATGGTGCCGATCACCGCCGACCCCGACGACCCGACCGGTCCGGTCATCGACTCGGACGAGGGCATCCGCGAGCACATCGACCCCGCCAAGATGGCGAGCCTGAAAGCCGTGTTCGGCGCCGACGGGCGGACCACGGCGGCCAACTCCTCGCAGATCAGCGACGGCGCGGCCGCGCTGCTGATCGCCGACCGCGAGTACGCCGAGCGCAACGGCCTCATCCCACGCGCCCGGTTCCGCGCGCTGTCGGTCGCCGCCGCCGACCCGATCATCCAGTTCACCGCGATCCTCGACGCCGCCCACAAGGCGCTCGGCCGAAGCGGGTTGGCCGTCGAGGAGATCGACCTGTTCGAGGTCAACGAGGCCTTCGCCGGTGTGCCGCTGATCTTCCAACGGGAATTCGGCGTCCCGGACGACAAGCTGAACGTCAACGGCGGCTCCGTCGCCCTCGGCCACCCGCTGGGCTCGACCGGAGCCCGGATGCTCACCGACCTGCTCTGCGAACTCGAACGCTCCGGCAAGAGGTTCGGCTTGCAGACCGTCTGCGAGGCCACCGGCACCGCGAACGCCACCATCATCGAACGCATCTGA
- a CDS encoding acyl-CoA dehydrogenase family protein, which translates to MSELFPDYRSPWETDDQALLRKHAAEFFRKEATPNQDRWAAQHQVDREFWTKAGAAGLLCLDIAEEYGGGGGNFGHEAIVQQEIAYAHDTAFGFAVHSTIVAHYIAAYATEDQKKRWLSKCASGESVLAIAMTEPGTGSDLQAVRTTAVRDGGHYVINGSKTFISNASHCDLLVIVAKTDPSQGSKGISLLVAETENLPGFERGRVLDKIGQHGQDTRELSFTDMRVPAANLLGGVEGQGFYQLMGQLQRERLILGVGGVAVAEAAVAESIRYAKERHAFGKPILNFQNTKFVLAECKTDVLAGKTLMDHCIQRHLDGTLDAATASMAKLWGSDKQCEIVDRCLQVFGGYGYMMEYPIAQMYAASRVQKIYGGTNEIMKELIGRAL; encoded by the coding sequence ATGAGCGAGCTGTTCCCCGATTACCGCTCCCCGTGGGAGACCGACGATCAGGCGCTGCTGCGTAAGCACGCCGCCGAGTTCTTCCGCAAGGAAGCCACCCCGAACCAGGACCGTTGGGCCGCGCAGCACCAGGTCGACCGCGAGTTCTGGACCAAGGCCGGCGCCGCGGGACTGCTGTGCCTCGACATCGCCGAAGAATACGGCGGCGGGGGCGGCAACTTCGGCCACGAGGCGATCGTGCAGCAGGAGATCGCCTACGCCCACGACACCGCGTTCGGCTTCGCCGTGCACTCGACGATCGTCGCGCACTACATCGCCGCCTATGCCACCGAGGACCAGAAGAAGCGCTGGCTATCGAAATGTGCGAGCGGTGAGAGCGTCCTCGCCATTGCGATGACCGAACCCGGCACCGGCTCGGACCTGCAGGCCGTACGGACCACCGCGGTTCGCGACGGCGGCCACTACGTGATCAACGGCTCGAAGACGTTCATCTCGAACGCGTCGCACTGCGACCTGCTCGTCATCGTCGCCAAAACGGACCCGAGCCAAGGTTCCAAGGGTATCTCGCTGCTCGTCGCGGAGACGGAGAATCTTCCGGGGTTCGAGCGTGGGCGGGTGCTGGACAAGATCGGCCAGCACGGCCAGGACACCCGCGAGTTGTCGTTCACCGACATGCGGGTGCCGGCAGCGAATCTGCTCGGCGGCGTCGAGGGGCAGGGCTTCTACCAGCTGATGGGTCAGCTGCAGCGTGAGCGGCTGATCCTCGGTGTCGGCGGTGTCGCGGTGGCCGAGGCCGCGGTGGCGGAGAGCATCAGGTACGCCAAGGAACGTCACGCCTTCGGCAAGCCGATCCTGAACTTCCAGAACACGAAGTTCGTACTCGCCGAGTGCAAGACCGACGTGCTGGCCGGCAAGACCCTGATGGACCACTGCATCCAGCGTCACCTCGACGGCACCCTCGACGCGGCGACCGCGTCGATGGCCAAGCTGTGGGGCAGCGACAAGCAGTGCGAGATCGTCGACCGCTGCCTGCAGGTCTTCGGTGGCTACGGCTACATGATGGAGTACCCGATCGCGCAGATGTACGCCGCTTCCCGCGTGCAGAAGATCTACGGCGGCACCAACGAGATCATGAAGGAACTCATCGGCCGCGCCTTATGA
- a CDS encoding redoxin NrdH: MTITVYTKPACVQCNATYKALEKQGIEFEKVDITADGDARDYVMSLGYLQAPVVVAGNEHWSGFRPDRIKALVNPAVLAADATAVSA; encoded by the coding sequence ATGACCATCACCGTCTACACCAAGCCCGCATGCGTGCAGTGCAACGCCACCTACAAGGCGCTGGAGAAGCAGGGCATCGAATTCGAGAAGGTCGACATCACCGCAGATGGTGACGCCCGCGACTACGTGATGAGCCTGGGCTACCTGCAGGCGCCCGTCGTGGTGGCCGGCAACGAGCACTGGTCAGGCTTCCGCCCCGACCGGATCAAGGCCCTCGTCAATCCTGCGGTATTGGCAGCTGACGCCACAGCGGTGTCCGCGTGA